The following proteins come from a genomic window of Pseudomonas sp. MAG733B:
- a CDS encoding aldehyde dehydrogenase family protein, with protein MRYAHPGTEGAIVSFKAKYGNYIGGEFVAPVKGQYFTNTSPVNGQPIAEFPRSTAEDIDKALDAAHAAADAWGATSAQARSLVLLKIADRIEQNLELLAITESWDNGKAVRETLNADIPLAADHFRYFAGCIRAQEGSAAEIDGNTVAYHIHEPLGVVGQIIPWNFPILMAAWKLAPALAAGNCVVLKPAEQTPLGITVLVELIGDLLPPGVLNIVQGFGKEAGEALATSKRIAKIAFTGSTPVGSHIMKCAAENIIPSTVELGGKSPNIFFEDIMKAEPSFIEKAAEGLVLAFFNQGEVCTCPSRALVQESIYDEFMKEVMKKVLSIKRGDPLDTDTMVGAQASEQQFDKILSYLEIAKGEGAELLTGGKVEKLEGNLASGYYIQPTLLKGTNKMRVFQEEIFGPVVSITTFKDEAEALAIANDTEFGLGAGLWTRDINRAYRMGRAIKAGRVWTNCYHLYPAHAAFGGYKKSGVGRETHKMMLDHYQQTKNLLVSYDINPLGFF; from the coding sequence ATGCGTTACGCTCACCCCGGTACTGAAGGCGCTATCGTTTCGTTCAAGGCCAAATACGGTAACTACATCGGCGGCGAGTTCGTCGCGCCTGTCAAAGGTCAGTACTTCACCAATACCTCGCCAGTGAATGGCCAACCGATTGCCGAATTCCCTCGTTCCACGGCCGAAGACATCGACAAGGCCCTGGACGCTGCCCACGCGGCGGCCGATGCCTGGGGCGCCACGTCCGCCCAGGCGCGCTCGCTGGTGCTGCTGAAAATCGCCGACCGCATCGAACAGAATCTGGAACTGCTGGCGATCACTGAGTCTTGGGACAACGGTAAAGCCGTGCGTGAAACCCTCAACGCCGACATCCCGCTGGCCGCCGACCACTTCCGCTACTTCGCCGGTTGCATCCGCGCCCAGGAAGGCAGCGCTGCCGAAATCGACGGCAACACCGTGGCCTATCACATCCATGAACCCCTGGGCGTGGTCGGGCAGATCATCCCGTGGAACTTCCCGATCCTGATGGCTGCCTGGAAACTCGCCCCGGCACTGGCTGCCGGTAACTGCGTGGTGCTCAAGCCTGCCGAACAAACGCCGCTGGGCATCACCGTGCTGGTCGAGTTGATTGGCGACCTGCTGCCGCCCGGCGTGCTGAACATCGTGCAAGGCTTCGGTAAAGAAGCCGGTGAAGCGCTGGCCACCAGCAAGCGCATCGCCAAGATCGCGTTCACCGGCTCGACCCCGGTCGGCTCGCACATCATGAAATGCGCGGCCGAAAACATCATTCCGTCCACCGTGGAGCTGGGTGGCAAGTCGCCGAACATCTTCTTCGAAGACATCATGAAGGCTGAGCCTTCCTTCATTGAAAAAGCCGCTGAAGGGCTGGTGCTGGCGTTCTTCAACCAGGGCGAAGTCTGCACCTGCCCGTCCCGCGCGCTGGTGCAAGAGTCGATCTACGACGAGTTCATGAAAGAAGTGATGAAAAAAGTCCTGTCGATCAAACGTGGCGACCCGCTGGACACCGACACCATGGTCGGCGCGCAGGCGTCCGAACAGCAATTCGACAAGATCCTTTCGTACCTGGAAATCGCCAAGGGCGAAGGCGCCGAGCTGCTGACCGGTGGCAAGGTGGAAAAACTCGAGGGCAACCTGGCGAGCGGGTATTACATCCAGCCGACCCTGCTCAAGGGCACCAACAAAATGCGCGTATTCCAGGAAGAAATCTTTGGCCCGGTGGTGAGCATCACCACCTTCAAGGACGAAGCCGAAGCCCTGGCCATCGCCAACGACACCGAGTTCGGCCTGGGCGCCGGCCTCTGGACCCGCGACATCAACCGCGCCTACCGCATGGGCCGCGCCATCAAGGCCGGTCGTGTCTGGACCAACTGCTACCACCTGTACCCGGCGCACGCCGCGTTCGGCGGATACAAGAAGTCCGGCGTCGGCCGTGAAACCCACAAGATGATGCTCGATCATTATCAGCAGACCAAAAATCTGCTGGTGAGCTACGACATCAATCCGCTGGGCTTCTTCTAA